One stretch of Pseudomonas azotoformans DNA includes these proteins:
- the pal gene encoding peptidoglycan-associated lipoprotein Pal yields the protein MEMLKFGKFAALALALSVAVGCSSKGGDNAGEGAAVDPNAGYGANTGAVDGSLSEEAALRAITTFYFEYDSSDLKPEAMRALDVHAKDLKANGARVVLEGNTDERGTREYNMALGERRAKAVQRYLVLQGVAPGQLELVSYGKERPVATGHDEQSWAQNRRVELRK from the coding sequence ATGGAAATGCTGAAGTTTGGTAAGTTTGCTGCTCTGGCTCTGGCTCTGTCCGTAGCCGTTGGTTGCTCGTCTAAAGGCGGCGACAATGCCGGTGAAGGCGCAGCTGTTGATCCAAACGCTGGTTACGGCGCTAACACTGGTGCGGTTGACGGCTCCCTGAGCGAAGAAGCTGCTCTGCGCGCTATCACCACTTTCTACTTCGAATACGACAGTTCGGACCTGAAACCAGAAGCCATGCGCGCTCTGGACGTTCACGCGAAGGACCTGAAAGCTAACGGCGCTCGCGTTGTTCTGGAAGGTAACACTGACGAACGTGGTACTCGTGAGTACAACATGGCACTGGGCGAGCGTCGTGCGAAAGCCGTTCAGCGCTACCTGGTACTGCAAGGTGTTGCTCCAGGCCAACTGGAACTGGTTTCCTACGGTAAAGAGCGTCCAGTTGCTACTGGCCACGACGAG